A stretch of Malus sylvestris chromosome 11, drMalSylv7.2, whole genome shotgun sequence DNA encodes these proteins:
- the LOC126589649 gene encoding ras-related protein RABE1c-like, whose translation MAAPPARARADYDYLIKLLLIGDSGVGKSCLLLRFSDGSFTTSFITTIGIDFKIRTIELDGKRIKLQIWDTAGQERFRTITTAYYRGAMGILLVYDVTDESSFNNIRNWIRNIEQHASDNVNKILVGNKADMDESRRAVPTSKGQALADEYGIKFFETSAKTNLNVEQVFFSIARDIKQRLADTDTRAEPTTIKINQPDQGAGGGQAAQRSACCGS comes from the exons ATGGCTGCTCCACCGGCAAGGGCTAGAGCCGATTACGATTACCTCATAAAGCTTCTGTTGATCGGCGACAGCG GTGTTGGTAAGAGTTGCCTTCTTTTGCGTTTCTCAGATGGTTCCTTCACCACTAGTTTCATAACAACCATTGG CATTGATTTCAAGATAAGGACCATTGAGCTTGATGGAAAACGAATTAAGCTCCAAATTTGGGACACAGCTGGTCAGGAGCGGTTCCGTACAATCACAACTG CTTACTATCGTGGAGCCATGGGCATTCTGCTGGTCTATGATGTAACCGATGAATCATCTTTCAATA ACATAAGGAATTGGATTCGCAACATTGAACAGCATGCATCAGATAATGTTAACAAAATACTTGTAGGGAACAAGGCTGACATGGACGAAAGCAGACGG GCTGTGCCTACCTCCAAGGGCCAAGCACTTGCTGATGAATATGGGATCAAGTTCTTTGAAACT AGTGCAAAGACGAATCTTAATGTGGAGCAAGTTTTCTTTTCGATAGCAAGAGACATAAAGCAACGGCTTGCAGATACCGACACTAGGGCTGAG CCTACCACAATCAAGATCAACCAACCTGACCAGGGAGCCGGGGGCGGTCAAGCTGCACAAAGATCAGCCTGCTGCGGTTCTTAA
- the LOC126589647 gene encoding uncharacterized protein LOC126589647 has product MSFQNKGFWMPKSGGYVNEREGTFGNPSRIEPKRSQQWFVDAGEAELFPNKKQAVHIPNRKLSSEMSNENVPSWENASGFQSVPHQFIDRLFGSDTASSVSFAERNVSPVGSDNWNLRKGIGDQFGEVGSVSLSVSHAMEDPETLSYAGIRKVKVNQVRDGDNGMHASRENGSNRENNSNLSTNQAFDRVNETGFLSVGQAYDKEHGSVSLMGHAYNQRDDHGRPIGPNYGKGDESVVALADSYNKGNASMISFGVFPGDQDVAMGRPVGNYDQLYHPSSVQISETACEKELDTSNASAVDNTAFVAKTRPESVLKNKPEVKTSRKQAPNSFPSNVRSLISTGMLDGVPVKYVSLAREELRGIIKGVGYLCGCQSCNYAKVLNAYEFERHAGCKTKHPNNHIFFENGKTIYQIVQELKSTPESLLFDALQTVFGAPINQKAFKSWKESFQAATRELKRIYGKEELNL; this is encoded by the exons ATG TCTTTCCAGAACAAGGGTTTTTGGATGCCAAAGAGCGGCGGATATGTAAATGAGAGAGAGGGAACTTTTGGCAACCCATCAAGAATTGAGCCAAAGCGATCTCAGCAATGGTTTGTAGATGCTGGTGAAGCAGAGCTGTTTCCAAACAAGAAGCAAGCAGTACATATTCCAAACAGAAAATTGAGCTCGGAAATGTCAAATGAAAATGTCCCTTCTTGGGAGAATGCTTCAGGCTTCCAGTCAGTTCCGCATCAATTCATTGACCGGTTATTTGGATCTGATACAGCAAGCTCTGTCAGCTTTGCTGAAAGGAACGTGTCTCCTGTCGGATCAGATAATTGGAATCTAAGGAAGGGTATCGGTGACCAGTTTGGAGAAGTTGGATCTGTTAGTTTGTCAGTATCTCATGCTATGGAAGATCCTGAAACTCTAAGCTATGCTGGAATTAGAAAAGTCAAAGTCAATCAGGTCAGGGACGGTGACAATGGCATGCATGCGTCGAGGGAAAATGGTTCCAATAGGGAAAATAATAGTAACCTGTCCACAAATCAGGCATTTGATAGGGTAAATGAAACTGGTTTTTTATCAGTGGGGCAGGCCTATGATAAGGAGCACGGTAGTGTCTCATTAATGGGTCATGCCTACAACCAGAGGGATGACCATGGCAGACCAATAGGTCCCAACTATGGCAAGGGGGATGAAAGTGTGGTAGCATTGGCTGACAGTTATAATAAAGGGAATGCAAGTATGATATCTTTTGGGGTGTTTCCTGGTGATCAAGATGTAGCCATGGGAAGACCCGTTGGTAACTATGATCAATTATACCATCCTTCTTCAGTTCAAATATCAGAAACTGCGTGCGAGAAGGAATTGGACACATCAAATGCCAGTGCAGTTGATAATACTGCCTTTGTAGCCAAAACAAGACCTGAGTCAGTTTTGAAGAATAAACCCGAGGTCAAAACGTCAAGGAAACAAGCTCCAAACAGCTTCCCGTCGAATGTTAGGAGCTTGATTTCTACGGGCATGCTTGATGGGGTTCCTGTAAAATATGTTTCCTTGGCACGTGAG GAGCTTCGAGGGATTATCAAAGGTGTCGGCTATCTATGTGGGTGTCAATCATGTAATTATGCTAAG GTGCTTAATGCTTACGAGTTTGAGCGCCATGCTGGTTGCAAAACAAAGCATCCAAACAATCACATATTCTTTGAGAACGGCAAGACCATCTATCAGATAGTGCAGGAATTAAAGAGCACGCCTGAGAGCTTGTTGTTTGATGCACTTCAAACTGTGTTTGGTGCTCCGATCAATCAGAAAGCTTTTAAAAGTTGGAAAG AATCCTTTCAAGCGGCAACTCGTGAACTTAAGCGTATTTATGGAAAGGAGGAACTGAACTTGTAG